Proteins from a genomic interval of Medicago truncatula cultivar Jemalong A17 chromosome 3, MtrunA17r5.0-ANR, whole genome shotgun sequence:
- the LOC112420268 gene encoding DNA-directed RNA polymerase I subunit RPA12, with product MSLSSSDIKGKEISYTISAEDIRRELGIDLIEEQKVQLSKVNKTCEKCGHGEAAFYTRQMRSADEGQTTFYTCTRCGHQFQEN from the exons ATGTCCTTGTCTTCTTCAGATATTAAAGGAAAGGAAATAAGTTACACAATTTCTGCTGAG GATATCAGAAGAGAACTTGGAATCGATCTAATTGAGGAACAGAAGGTGCAATTGTCTAAG GTCAACAAGACATGTGAAAAATGTGGTCATGGTGAAGCTGCCTTTTATACCAGACAG ATGAGATCGGCGGATGAAGGGCAGACTACTTTTTACACATGCACTCGCTGTGGTCATCAGTTTCAGGAGAATTAA